A stretch of the Chelonia mydas isolate rCheMyd1 chromosome 5, rCheMyd1.pri.v2, whole genome shotgun sequence genome encodes the following:
- the TUSC1 gene encoding tumor suppressor candidate gene 1 protein, which translates to MRRMRGAGRRWSCGPGAGSRRGRGPAVGGGEAACGWRGLAGGSPQQLAERYADLAASHSEAVRAREERERQNVRLRDENARLRLENRRLRRENRSLFRQALLGPGPEPDAPPRPGPGPAPEPPQEEKEEAALAAQLRRLQERHQRALQQLRRRRAQDGLEEDGELDELLQEEDGEQPPPLGRQQQQQQPPEKRSLVPPL; encoded by the coding sequence ATGAGGCGCATGCGCGGTGCTGGACGGCGCTGGAGCTGCGGGCCCGGCGCGGGCTCGcggaggggccgggggccggcCGTTGGCGGAGGCGAGGCGGCGTGCGGCTGGCGGGGCCTGGCGGGCGGCTCGCCGCAGCAGCTGGCGGAGCGATACGCGGACTTGGCCGCCAGCCACAGCGAGGCGGTGCGGGCCCGCGAGGAGCGCGAGCGCCAGAACGTCCGGCTGCGGGACGAGAACGCGCGGCTGCGGCTGGAGAACCGCCGCCTGCGCCGGGAGAACCGCAGCCTCTTCCGCCAGGCGCTGCTGGGGCCCGGCCCGGAGCCCGACGCgccgccccggcccggccccggccccgcccccgagccgccgcaggaggagaaggaggaagcggCGCTCGCGGCCCAGTTGCGGCGGCTGCAGGAGCGGCACCAGCGGGCCCTGCAGCAGCTGCGGCGCCGCCGGGCCCAGGACGGGCTGGAGGAGGACGGGGAGCTAGAcgagctgctgcaggaggaggacgGGGAGCAGCCACCGCCGCtggggcggcagcagcagcagcagcagccgccggaGAAGAGGAGCCTGGTGCCGCCCCTGTAA